In Persicimonas caeni, a single window of DNA contains:
- the recO gene encoding DNA repair protein RecO, with protein MSEPRQTRAFVLRKVNYGENDLIVTLLGRDTGKFSAIARGARASRKRFGGGLQPMRCLDLSYTQKSSGNLAFLREIDVVEDFPALEGDFDRITIASYATELVREVSQEANPDVATFELLRAFYRQLCDSDDSTLALQAVLHHFELNLLELQGTLPSLDGCFRCGAPADTMDKIRCIRTGEGLVCNACRRPGEGVGVIQPATLELLHYFHTPGPQAPRGLSEPAVVNQARRVVDASFEQMLDKPLKSRVMLETVLEDAFA; from the coding sequence ATGAGTGAACCGCGTCAAACGCGCGCCTTTGTGCTGCGCAAGGTCAACTACGGTGAGAACGATCTCATCGTCACCCTGCTGGGCCGAGACACCGGCAAGTTCTCGGCCATCGCCCGCGGCGCGCGCGCCAGCCGCAAGCGCTTCGGCGGCGGCTTGCAGCCGATGCGCTGCCTCGACCTGAGCTACACCCAGAAGTCGAGCGGCAACCTGGCGTTTTTGCGCGAGATCGACGTCGTCGAGGACTTCCCGGCTCTCGAGGGTGACTTCGACCGGATCACCATCGCCTCGTACGCCACCGAACTCGTGCGCGAGGTCTCCCAAGAGGCCAACCCCGACGTGGCCACCTTCGAGCTCTTGCGCGCGTTTTACCGCCAATTGTGCGACTCCGACGACAGCACGCTCGCCCTGCAGGCCGTGCTGCACCACTTCGAGCTGAACCTGCTCGAACTCCAGGGCACCCTGCCCTCCCTGGACGGCTGCTTTCGCTGTGGCGCCCCCGCCGACACGATGGACAAGATTCGCTGCATTCGCACCGGCGAGGGCCTGGTGTGCAACGCTTGCCGCCGCCCGGGCGAAGGCGTGGGCGTCATCCAGCCGGCCACCCTCGAGCTGCTTCACTACTTTCATACCCCCGGCCCCCAGGCCCCCCGCGGCTTGAGCGAGCCGGCCGTGGTCAACCAGGCGCGCCGCGTGGTCGACGCCAGCTTCGAGCAGATGCTCGACAAGCCGCTCAAGAGCCGCGTGATGCTCGAGACGGTCCTCGAAGACGCGTTTGCGTGA
- a CDS encoding transposase has translation MPHYFDYRGPVRRRRGKYLPHLEVDPGIYFVTFCLHDSVPKKKLARLGEERERLVAELYNAGKLDSARLYQINGEYFEQVDDLLDAGAGSRMLANPHVAQIVAGAFEYFHRDRYDLDSWIIMSNHAHVGLQTRKGHWLSDIMHSWKSFTANKINKLLGRQGEPVWQADYFDRLVRTEEELERVRHYIWHNADAVGQDDWKWRRQYERRWKEEEKPRELGRPLCSEEESKAWWDEYAMPDSDWSKSNAA, from the coding sequence ATGCCGCACTACTTTGACTACCGTGGCCCGGTGCGCCGCCGCCGCGGCAAATACTTGCCCCACCTTGAAGTCGACCCGGGCATTTACTTCGTGACGTTTTGCCTACACGACTCGGTCCCCAAGAAGAAGCTCGCACGACTCGGCGAAGAGCGTGAGCGTCTCGTGGCCGAGCTCTACAACGCGGGCAAGCTCGATTCGGCACGGCTCTATCAGATCAACGGCGAGTACTTCGAGCAGGTCGACGACCTGCTCGATGCCGGTGCCGGAAGTCGCATGCTCGCGAACCCACACGTCGCACAGATCGTGGCCGGTGCTTTCGAGTACTTTCATCGTGACCGGTATGACCTCGACTCGTGGATCATCATGTCGAATCACGCCCATGTAGGGCTTCAGACCCGCAAAGGCCACTGGCTGTCGGACATCATGCACTCGTGGAAGTCATTTACGGCTAACAAGATCAACAAGCTACTCGGACGGCAAGGCGAGCCGGTCTGGCAGGCTGATTATTTTGATAGACTCGTGCGTACCGAGGAAGAACTCGAACGGGTGCGCCACTACATCTGGCACAATGCGGATGCGGTGGGTCAAGATGACTGGAAGTGGCGGCGTCAGTACGAGCGACGTTGGAAGGAAGAGGAGAAGCCGAGGGAGTTGGGGAGACCGCTTTGTAGCGAGGAGGAGTCGAAGGCGTGGTGGGATGAGTATGCTATGCCTGACTCAGATTGGTCGAAATCAAATGCAGCGTAG
- a CDS encoding serine/threonine protein kinase, with translation MSIHPGAQLIDAGSVIDGRYELTARLGEGGFARVWRAHDHNTGRQVAVKVLGLERLQGQPDLRRTVLERFAQEARIAASVEHPNVVRIFDYGTFEAIDTPFIVMELMEGHDLETQIFERPFLPAERALPLFAGCLDALGWAHKKGVVHKDLKPGNVFFANPNTPDEAFRLLDFGTAFLDNAAAGRLTATGEILGTPQYMAPEYIDEQVVSPALDVYQMGLILAELLSGRPVVDAPTPMACMLEHLSGEYELPRALMQSAVGPVLQAALQTDPAERFEDAAAFARALRQVDASQVPAIPPGKIPMARPSTTQLLAPGAYQDTVQMSLDPQRAETLRGLGGPRLDELQTVPGISADLARRLVELDDALVASEADDDLATRKTQTWTKEPPEVAPRTETVPPPAQTPSRRTMVIAVLVAAALLLGGATAWLLVDAGSSTATKPAKEVESAPGSPTKPAQEINSAPGSETNPAQKAQPAETTPAEPASNANSAKETPTKPKSNVKTAKEKPAKPKSKTDEASATLQKPKSTVEQTSGSETKPEQKIERTSGSETKPDSTTDEASATVEKAESTTETAPEADTEPESTEDAPYDWAVAD, from the coding sequence GTGTCCATTCATCCGGGAGCACAACTGATCGACGCAGGCAGCGTCATCGATGGCCGCTACGAGTTAACCGCTCGGCTCGGCGAGGGCGGCTTTGCGCGCGTTTGGCGTGCCCACGACCACAACACCGGCAGGCAGGTGGCCGTCAAAGTGCTCGGCCTCGAGCGCCTGCAGGGCCAGCCCGACCTGCGCCGCACGGTCCTCGAGCGCTTCGCCCAGGAAGCCCGCATCGCCGCCAGCGTCGAGCACCCCAACGTGGTGCGCATCTTCGACTACGGCACCTTCGAGGCGATCGACACACCGTTTATCGTCATGGAGTTGATGGAGGGGCACGACCTCGAGACGCAGATCTTCGAGCGCCCGTTTCTGCCGGCCGAGCGCGCGTTGCCGCTCTTCGCCGGGTGCCTCGACGCGCTCGGCTGGGCGCACAAAAAGGGCGTGGTCCACAAGGACCTCAAGCCGGGCAACGTCTTCTTCGCCAACCCGAACACCCCCGACGAGGCGTTTCGCCTGCTCGACTTCGGCACCGCCTTTCTCGACAACGCCGCCGCCGGCCGTCTGACCGCCACCGGCGAGATTTTGGGCACGCCCCAGTACATGGCCCCCGAATATATCGACGAGCAGGTCGTCAGCCCCGCGCTCGACGTCTACCAGATGGGTCTGATCTTGGCCGAGTTGCTCTCCGGGCGCCCCGTGGTCGACGCGCCGACACCCATGGCGTGCATGCTCGAGCACCTGAGCGGCGAGTACGAGCTGCCGCGCGCGCTCATGCAGAGCGCGGTGGGCCCGGTACTCCAGGCAGCGCTGCAGACCGACCCCGCCGAGCGTTTCGAAGACGCCGCCGCGTTCGCCCGGGCCCTTCGCCAGGTCGACGCCTCGCAGGTGCCGGCGATCCCTCCCGGCAAGATCCCCATGGCGCGCCCGAGCACCACCCAACTCCTCGCGCCGGGCGCCTACCAGGACACCGTGCAGATGAGCCTCGACCCACAGCGCGCCGAGACGCTGCGCGGCCTGGGCGGCCCCCGGCTCGACGAATTGCAGACCGTCCCCGGCATCTCGGCCGACCTCGCCCGCCGCCTCGTCGAGCTCGACGATGCCCTCGTCGCCTCCGAGGCCGACGACGACCTGGCCACGCGCAAGACGCAGACCTGGACCAAAGAACCCCCCGAGGTGGCGCCGCGTACCGAAACCGTCCCGCCGCCGGCTCAGACGCCGTCGCGGCGGACAATGGTGATCGCCGTCCTGGTCGCCGCCGCGCTCCTCTTGGGCGGCGCCACCGCATGGTTGCTCGTCGACGCCGGGTCGTCGACCGCGACAAAGCCGGCGAAGGAAGTCGAGTCGGCACCTGGTTCCCCAACCAAGCCCGCGCAGGAAATCAACTCGGCACCTGGTTCCGAAACCAACCCCGCGCAGAAAGCGCAGCCGGCAGAGACGACGCCCGCAGAGCCGGCGTCGAACGCCAACTCGGCAAAAGAGACGCCCACAAAGCCGAAGTCGAACGTCAAAACGGCCAAAGAGAAGCCCGCAAAGCCAAAATCGAAAACCGACGAGGCCTCTGCGACCCTCCAGAAGCCGAAATCGACAGTCGAGCAGACATCCGGTTCCGAAACCAAGCCCGAGCAGAAAATCGAGCGGACATCTGGTTCCGAAACCAAGCCCGATTCAACGACCGACGAGGCCTCTGCGACCGTCGAAAAGGCCGAATCGACGACCGAGACGGCCCCTGAGGCCGATACAGAGCCCGAATCGACCGAAGACGCCCCCTATGACTGGGCCGTCGCAGACTGA
- a CDS encoding tetratricopeptide repeat protein, with translation MTTTVLLLLSSAPTTAFAQTKAFAPQDERQIASPTEEQHRLNNEAARAIGEGDYTKAVSYLQEALYIGELNITYLNLGRAYQYMGRCEKARETLQKVFDAPALERPKPEFIDAKAREFLAELDESCQSGQEVELAEGGGERGGAVQTPSVDAEPALSGREVLAWSSVAGGLALVGGGVGMHFWAESVRDEVREPREFDDQNRVLRPTQATVEEHQNRANTLDTIGLSMGIVGGVAAITGTYLLVTADDAEAQVSVGPSVDGRGIVIGGRF, from the coding sequence GTGACGACCACGGTTCTCTTGCTTCTCTCTTCGGCTCCGACCACGGCTTTCGCCCAAACCAAGGCTTTCGCCCCGCAAGACGAGCGACAAATCGCAAGTCCGACCGAAGAGCAGCACCGTCTCAACAACGAGGCGGCGCGCGCTATCGGCGAGGGTGACTACACCAAAGCCGTGTCGTACCTGCAGGAAGCGCTGTATATCGGCGAACTCAACATCACCTACCTGAACCTGGGGCGCGCCTATCAGTACATGGGCCGCTGCGAAAAGGCGCGCGAGACCCTGCAAAAGGTCTTCGATGCGCCGGCCCTCGAACGGCCCAAGCCGGAGTTTATCGACGCCAAAGCACGTGAATTCCTGGCCGAACTCGACGAAAGCTGCCAGAGCGGCCAAGAGGTCGAACTCGCCGAGGGCGGCGGTGAGCGAGGTGGCGCGGTACAAACGCCGAGTGTCGACGCCGAGCCAGCCCTGTCGGGCCGCGAGGTGCTCGCCTGGTCGAGCGTCGCCGGCGGGCTTGCGCTCGTGGGCGGCGGCGTCGGCATGCACTTCTGGGCCGAATCGGTGCGCGACGAGGTGCGCGAGCCCCGAGAGTTCGACGACCAGAATCGCGTGCTTCGCCCCACCCAGGCCACCGTCGAGGAGCACCAGAATCGCGCCAACACCCTCGACACCATCGGCTTGTCGATGGGCATCGTCGGCGGCGTCGCCGCGATCACGGGCACCTACCTACTGGTGACCGCCGACGACGCCGAGGCGCAGGTCAGCGTCGGCCCGAGCGTCGACGGTCGCGGCATCGTCATCGGCGGACGCTTCTGA
- a CDS encoding carbohydrate kinase family protein — MTENADQLDILSFGEALVDFLPDRRGKLRHVDSFHKAVGGAPANVALGLARLGRRVGFLSNVGADEFGAYLREALEREGVDVTGVHDVSGVKTGVTFVSLDHDGDRSFLFFREPSADLSVTPDDVDEALVARSRIVHLGSNLMTEPDPRAATLRLLDLAEEHGCLVSTDPNIRLHLWKDHAETRRQVDALLRRCDLIKLNDDELAFVGEGKSAREVWEDIIRPNGALALVVTHGADGAEVFCGDVHARVDAPEVEVVDTTGAGDGFVSGMLTAICEAVGEAELRESIASWDEAQWERVLGLGCACGAKVCEQLGATPGLPRRGEV, encoded by the coding sequence ATGACCGAAAATGCCGACCAACTCGACATCTTGAGCTTCGGCGAAGCCCTCGTCGACTTCCTGCCCGACCGGCGCGGCAAGCTGCGCCACGTCGACAGCTTCCACAAAGCTGTGGGCGGCGCGCCGGCCAACGTCGCCCTGGGGCTCGCCCGCCTGGGACGCCGCGTCGGCTTTCTGAGCAACGTGGGCGCCGACGAATTCGGCGCGTACCTGCGTGAGGCGCTCGAGCGCGAGGGCGTCGACGTCACTGGCGTACACGACGTCTCGGGCGTCAAGACCGGCGTCACCTTCGTGAGCCTCGACCACGACGGCGACCGAAGCTTCTTGTTCTTTCGCGAGCCGAGCGCCGACCTGAGCGTCACCCCCGACGACGTCGACGAGGCCCTCGTCGCCCGCAGCCGCATCGTCCACCTGGGCAGCAACCTGATGACCGAGCCCGACCCGCGCGCCGCGACCTTGCGCCTGCTCGATCTGGCCGAAGAGCACGGCTGTCTGGTGTCGACCGACCCCAATATTCGCCTGCACCTGTGGAAAGACCACGCCGAGACCCGCCGCCAGGTCGACGCCCTGCTCCGCCGCTGCGACCTCATCAAGCTCAACGACGACGAGCTCGCCTTCGTCGGCGAGGGCAAGTCGGCGCGCGAGGTGTGGGAAGACATCATTCGGCCCAACGGCGCGCTCGCGCTCGTGGTCACGCATGGCGCCGACGGCGCCGAAGTCTTCTGCGGCGACGTACACGCCCGGGTCGACGCGCCCGAGGTCGAGGTCGTCGATACGACCGGGGCGGGCGATGGGTTTGTGTCGGGCATGCTCACCGCGATTTGCGAGGCGGTCGGCGAAGCTGAGCTTCGCGAGAGCATCGCCTCGTGGGACGAGGCGCAGTGGGAGCGTGTGCTCGGGTTGGGCTGTGCGTGCGGGGCGAAGGTGTGTGAGCAGTTGGGAGCTACGCCGGGATTGCCCCGGCGTGGGGAGGTGTGA
- a CDS encoding bifunctional metallophosphatase/5'-nucleotidase produces the protein MFVSSRLSALLLAVALVASACTQPQTKPDKAEPPKKDPVAVKVISFNDLHGNLEAPSGKVTVDGERVEAGGVAFMKAYVDKLKGEHPNTIVVSAGDLVGASPLVSSVFHDEPTIEAMNQLPLDLIAVGNHEFDEGWEELLRLQNGGCHPETGCQTGESFEGAKFQFLAANVIKKDDGKTIFPAHQVKEYDGLPVGFIGLTLEGTDKIVSPEAVEGLEFRDEVEVINESTAALQSEGVEAIVVLIHEGARPSKELDSVSDCGDIEGPVVDIVKNSSEAVDVFVTGHSHKTYVCEIDGKLVTSAKSYGRLLTEIDLTLDPETRDVVEKKAVNHVVYNDKEPANTQMAELVETYVDKSAAVANRSVGTVTASISREANEAGESALGDVIADAQLAATKAADKGGAQVAFMNPGGIRSSLEAKDATAEKPATVTYEDLHRAQPFGNTLMTMTLTGAQIHDLLEMQWSGSHPKILQVSEGFSYTWNPDDAPGDRVDLEQIELNGQPIDAEQGYRVTVNSFLASGGDGFTILKEGTERRPGAIDLDVLADYFELNSPVEPGSQDRIKLEE, from the coding sequence ATGTTCGTTTCAAGCCGCCTGTCCGCCCTTCTCCTCGCCGTCGCCCTCGTCGCGAGCGCCTGCACGCAACCGCAGACCAAGCCCGACAAGGCCGAGCCGCCCAAAAAAGACCCGGTGGCCGTCAAGGTCATCTCGTTCAACGACCTGCACGGCAACCTGGAGGCCCCGTCGGGCAAGGTGACCGTCGACGGCGAGCGCGTCGAGGCGGGCGGCGTGGCGTTCATGAAGGCGTATGTAGACAAGCTCAAAGGCGAGCACCCCAACACCATCGTGGTGTCGGCGGGCGACCTCGTCGGAGCCAGCCCGCTGGTATCTTCGGTCTTTCACGACGAGCCGACCATCGAGGCGATGAACCAGCTCCCCCTCGACCTCATCGCCGTGGGCAACCACGAGTTCGACGAGGGCTGGGAAGAGCTGCTTCGCCTGCAGAACGGCGGCTGTCACCCGGAGACGGGCTGCCAGACCGGCGAGAGCTTCGAAGGCGCCAAATTCCAGTTCCTGGCGGCCAACGTCATCAAGAAAGACGACGGCAAGACGATCTTTCCGGCGCACCAGGTCAAAGAGTACGACGGGCTGCCGGTCGGCTTTATCGGCCTGACGCTCGAGGGCACCGACAAGATCGTGTCGCCCGAGGCCGTCGAGGGCCTCGAGTTTCGCGATGAGGTCGAGGTGATCAACGAGTCGACCGCCGCGCTGCAAAGCGAAGGCGTCGAGGCCATCGTCGTGCTCATCCACGAGGGCGCCCGGCCCAGCAAAGAGCTCGACTCGGTCAGCGACTGCGGCGACATCGAAGGCCCGGTGGTCGACATCGTCAAAAACTCGAGCGAGGCGGTCGACGTCTTCGTGACCGGCCACTCCCACAAGACCTACGTGTGCGAGATCGACGGCAAGCTCGTCACCAGCGCCAAGTCCTACGGGCGCCTGCTCACCGAGATCGACCTGACCCTCGACCCCGAGACGCGCGACGTCGTCGAAAAGAAGGCGGTCAACCACGTCGTCTACAACGACAAAGAGCCCGCCAACACCCAGATGGCCGAGCTGGTCGAGACCTACGTCGACAAGTCGGCCGCGGTGGCCAACCGCAGCGTGGGCACGGTCACCGCGAGCATCTCGCGCGAGGCCAACGAGGCCGGCGAATCGGCGCTGGGCGACGTCATCGCCGACGCCCAGCTCGCCGCCACGAAGGCCGCCGACAAGGGCGGCGCCCAGGTCGCCTTCATGAACCCGGGCGGCATCCGCTCGAGCCTGGAGGCCAAGGACGCCACCGCCGAGAAGCCGGCCACGGTCACCTACGAAGACCTGCACCGCGCCCAGCCCTTCGGCAACACCCTGATGACGATGACCCTGACCGGCGCCCAGATCCACGACCTGCTCGAGATGCAATGGTCGGGCTCGCACCCCAAGATTCTGCAGGTCTCCGAGGGCTTCAGCTACACCTGGAACCCCGACGACGCCCCGGGCGACCGTGTCGACCTCGAGCAGATCGAGCTCAACGGCCAGCCGATCGACGCCGAGCAGGGCTACCGCGTGACGGTCAACAGCTTCCTGGCGTCGGGCGGCGACGGGTTCACGATTTTGAAGGAAGGCACGGAGCGCCGACCGGGGGCGATCGACCTGGACGTGCTCGCCGACTACTTCGAGCTGAACTCACCGGTCGAGCCCGGCTCACAAGACCGCATCAAGCTGGAGGAATGA
- a CDS encoding DUF6918 family protein has protein sequence MGTLKARLDTADRDRVVADVVTLIDNEVKSKSGLSGMALKGGYKVVKKLKGGRMIDDAADNLLDPFAEALDPLYQEYLESDSFDTFERYLSAHPSEATNALLSITDGKAERADNKVLKKTYKKLRGQAEGHVTDALPATGRLIDKYAPKE, from the coding sequence ATGGGAACATTGAAAGCACGCCTTGATACCGCCGATCGCGACCGGGTCGTCGCCGACGTCGTCACGCTCATCGACAACGAGGTCAAGAGCAAGTCGGGGCTGTCGGGCATGGCCCTCAAGGGCGGCTACAAAGTCGTCAAAAAGCTCAAGGGCGGGCGCATGATCGACGACGCCGCCGACAACCTGCTCGACCCGTTCGCCGAGGCCCTCGACCCGCTCTACCAGGAGTACCTGGAGTCGGACAGCTTCGACACTTTCGAGCGCTACCTGTCGGCCCACCCCTCCGAGGCGACCAACGCGCTGTTGAGCATCACCGACGGCAAGGCCGAGCGCGCCGACAACAAGGTGCTCAAGAAGACCTACAAGAAGCTTCGCGGCCAGGCCGAAGGCCACGTCACCGACGCGCTGCCGGCGACCGGCCGCCTCATCGACAAGTACGCCCCCAAAGAATAA
- a CDS encoding RCC1 domain-containing protein, whose translation MFDSSSSPSRLQLSCLLVVILAVAAGCDQQLDIMNQPFACDEPSDCASGYVCDEAQNLCVEIGTRLDTGPPLDSSTDASDTTDTRDAADVSDASDATDTSDVLDASDATDTTDAADAADTTDTSDTDDADSGGGEIVPEVIIAASSSATCAVVPSGQAFCWGANDVGTLGLGFTQNLPSEDPVGEVSMTNLGSATFVAEPGAIDGGGSTMCAIASDGNVYCWGGNGELLGSPQAVVDEPTPIANPTGQRLVQVSVGQHHACAVSDSGDAYCWGDHTYGQLGSFGATEDVAELQAVATQSLDPGEVFVEVACGDRHTCASTSQNRVFCWGDNSNDQLAVPDVASTTSVPRVIDSPVWGRTATLTQLDASMKASCAVVDATPVSTHTIYCWGRNTSGKLGALDPGHVLTEPLEVEPAANAANVEFRRVSTNFNHTCAVADDGQIYCWGRKEHKLGTVFPSISGSDIPHPDRPIDGGRQYLDVAVGTNHSCGVSVANEVFCWGHNENYRLGVSGPDTPTPQQVVFPSR comes from the coding sequence ATGTTTGATTCAAGCTCTTCTCCGTCGAGACTCCAGCTCTCCTGCCTCCTGGTGGTGATTCTGGCCGTCGCCGCCGGCTGCGACCAGCAGCTCGACATCATGAACCAGCCATTCGCCTGCGACGAGCCCTCCGATTGCGCGTCCGGGTACGTGTGTGACGAGGCGCAAAACCTGTGCGTCGAGATAGGAACGCGCCTCGATACGGGCCCGCCGCTGGACTCCTCGACGGACGCCTCCGATACGACCGACACACGAGACGCGGCCGACGTATCGGATGCCTCCGACGCGACCGACACCTCGGACGTGCTCGATGCGTCCGACGCCACCGATACGACCGACGCCGCCGACGCCGCCGATACGACCGACACGTCCGACACAGACGACGCCGACTCCGGCGGAGGCGAGATCGTACCGGAGGTCATCATCGCCGCGTCGAGCAGCGCCACCTGCGCGGTGGTCCCCTCGGGGCAAGCATTCTGCTGGGGCGCCAATGACGTGGGCACCCTCGGGCTCGGCTTTACGCAGAACCTGCCGTCTGAGGACCCGGTGGGAGAAGTCTCGATGACCAATCTGGGCAGCGCGACCTTCGTCGCCGAGCCCGGCGCGATCGACGGCGGCGGGTCGACCATGTGCGCTATCGCCTCCGACGGCAACGTGTATTGCTGGGGCGGCAATGGCGAGCTCCTGGGCAGCCCGCAGGCCGTCGTCGACGAACCCACGCCAATCGCCAACCCGACCGGCCAGAGACTCGTGCAGGTCTCGGTAGGTCAGCATCACGCCTGCGCCGTCTCCGACAGCGGCGATGCCTACTGCTGGGGCGACCACACCTACGGCCAACTCGGCAGCTTCGGGGCGACCGAGGACGTCGCCGAGCTCCAGGCGGTCGCCACCCAGAGCCTCGATCCGGGAGAGGTCTTCGTCGAAGTGGCCTGCGGCGATCGACACACGTGCGCGTCGACCTCACAGAACCGTGTTTTTTGCTGGGGCGACAACTCGAACGATCAACTCGCCGTGCCCGACGTCGCGTCCACCACCTCCGTGCCGCGCGTGATCGACAGTCCCGTCTGGGGCCGCACGGCCACCCTCACCCAACTCGACGCCTCGATGAAGGCGAGCTGCGCGGTCGTCGACGCGACCCCGGTCAGCACGCATACGATTTACTGCTGGGGACGAAACACGTCCGGCAAACTGGGGGCCCTGGACCCCGGCCACGTCCTCACTGAACCGCTGGAGGTCGAGCCGGCGGCCAACGCCGCTAACGTCGAGTTTCGGCGGGTGTCGACCAACTTCAACCACACCTGCGCGGTGGCCGACGACGGCCAGATCTACTGCTGGGGCCGAAAGGAGCACAAGCTGGGGACGGTCTTCCCCAGCATCTCGGGATCGGATATTCCTCACCCCGACCGCCCCATCGACGGAGGCCGTCAGTATCTCGACGTGGCCGTGGGCACCAATCACTCGTGCGGGGTGAGCGTGGCCAACGAGGTCTTCTGTTGGGGCCATAACGAGAACTATCGACTCGGCGTGTCGGGTCCTGACACGCCCACGCCCCAACAGGTTGTATTTCCCAGCCGATAG
- a CDS encoding endonuclease/exonuclease/phosphatase family protein: MADDKVADKKTSKWKWVALGVVVMAGLIGAVFAFLDPLDTQFDDVEDAKLYEANEKQPAPDEVDRLKVMTWNVKFAGGRIDFFFDCHGDRVIMEEAEVLGHLEGLAQKINQVDPDVLLLQEVDIDSKRAAYVDQVQWFLDHTNLNYGAYASQWRAKFIPKHGIGKVDSGNAVLSKWPIEHAERLALPLISTQDAVTQYFYLKRNILRAKVDVPGDKPLWTANIHTAAFAQDGTKDKQIRAFELELAKFSEQGKTFVAGGDLNTIPPGSKKLRDFPDTVCVDADFQADDYSREVGLLDDLYAKYEAAIPLETYEANNARFGTHSTHKDHFWNRKLDYLFTNGEFVEGTGAVHQDKTTGGMETMPLSDHAPVTAVLDWE, from the coding sequence ATGGCTGACGACAAGGTGGCCGACAAAAAGACGTCGAAGTGGAAGTGGGTGGCCCTAGGAGTGGTAGTGATGGCTGGTCTCATCGGCGCCGTATTTGCTTTTCTCGACCCGCTCGACACCCAGTTCGACGACGTCGAGGACGCCAAGCTCTACGAAGCCAACGAGAAGCAGCCGGCGCCCGACGAGGTCGACCGACTGAAGGTGATGACCTGGAACGTCAAGTTCGCCGGCGGGCGCATCGACTTCTTCTTCGACTGCCACGGCGACCGCGTCATCATGGAGGAGGCCGAGGTGCTCGGCCACCTCGAGGGGCTCGCCCAAAAGATCAACCAGGTCGACCCGGACGTCTTGCTCTTGCAGGAGGTCGACATCGACTCGAAGCGGGCGGCCTACGTCGATCAGGTCCAGTGGTTTCTCGACCACACGAACCTCAACTACGGCGCCTACGCCTCGCAGTGGCGCGCCAAGTTCATCCCCAAACACGGCATCGGCAAGGTCGACTCGGGCAACGCCGTCTTGTCGAAGTGGCCCATCGAGCACGCCGAGCGCCTGGCGCTGCCGCTCATCTCCACCCAGGACGCCGTCACCCAGTATTTCTACCTGAAGCGCAACATCCTGCGCGCCAAGGTCGACGTCCCCGGCGACAAGCCGCTGTGGACGGCCAATATCCACACCGCGGCGTTCGCCCAGGACGGCACGAAGGACAAGCAGATCCGCGCCTTCGAGCTCGAGCTGGCCAAGTTCAGCGAGCAGGGCAAGACGTTCGTCGCCGGCGGTGACTTGAACACCATCCCGCCGGGCTCCAAGAAGCTTCGCGATTTCCCCGACACGGTCTGCGTCGACGCAGACTTCCAGGCCGACGACTACTCACGAGAAGTCGGCCTGCTCGACGACCTGTACGCGAAGTACGAGGCGGCGATCCCGCTCGAGACCTACGAGGCGAACAACGCGCGCTTTGGCACGCACTCCACCCACAAAGACCACTTCTGGAACCGCAAGCTCGACTACTTGTTTACGAACGGGGAGTTTGTGGAGGGGACCGGGGCGGTCCACCAAGATAAGACGACAGGCGGCATGGAGACCATGCCGCTGTCGGACCACGCTCCAGTCACCGCCGTGCTCGACTGGGAGTAA